The following is a genomic window from Solanum lycopersicum chromosome 6, SLM_r2.1.
tgttttagtagtgtttatgacaattttgatattataattggattattaattgagtGGGATTTAGTTAGTATTGAGTGGGTAGttggtttggtttataaattatattaatatattaaattataaccaatagttgaacgccaagtatttttaaaaaatatttaaatagtttaattttaaaataattgaagaagtgatcaatttcaaagctaaaggtggatgagaagggtattttggagccaataggtggatgaaaaggatATTTTGAAGTCAATAGATAAATGAAgagtaattttataccattttcaatactttaagagtaatttaggcccttttccattTAATCATAGATATTATCTATTTCTTGAGAGACTAGTTTTCAAATCACAAAAATCTACTTCAAATCCTTTTTTGGGCCAAGCTATATTGTTGTTGCTTTTTtaagttaataaattaaaatttgccTTCAAACTTTTATATTATATGCTATAGCCCATCTGTtactttcaaattattttgCTTGATTTGTATGAAACTTCTGTTTTgcttatttgtataaaaaattttttatcaaagtcataaaacttttttaataaatgagGTCTCTCATCATCTATCGGCAGATCATCATACACTAACTAACCAGTTCAACATAAtttaaaggcataatacataaatatgtctttcaacttgatttcaaattatatttatgcccttcaactttggatgtgcacaaatagacatttaaatatgtacaaagttgaacaaatagacagaGATGTCCTATatgtcatcctacatgtcattttttgtcctacgtggtatcctacgtgtattgtgacatgcaggactcatgtgtttatttatttaaaagttggatagttaaagtgtttgtttatgcattatgaaagttgaaggtcaaagttaaaatttgaagtcaagtttagggtccaatagATGTATAATGTCTAATTCAaaggtataatatataaatatattttttaactttgcctcattttatatttatgttatttaacttTGAGTGTGTACAAGTAGAAACTTAGACTTGTACAACATGTTTTATATGACATCCTACATGGTAATTCACGTCCTACGTAATATCCTATGAGTATTATGTCACATAAGACTCATGTGTCTACTTGttgaattttatacaaatttaagtatctATTTGTACACACtgaaatttgatgaatataaatataaaatgaaattaattaaattaaagagtatattttatgtattctGTCTAATTTAACTCTAGTAAGTATGTTTTTGTcatttcaattgtttttttatattctgTCAAAAAGTATAATCAACCACAtctaattttattaaagaaatatctaaatattaaagCTACTAATTAAGGTAGAAATAGTTTGAGGGGTGAGAGAAAGAGTGAAGCAACAACGGCTAGTGagagaaaacataaaataaagggaagCAGAAAGTAACCGTTAGGACTTAAAAAGAGCGCCtcataatatttcatcaaatccTCCTTCCTTCCTTTCTCACTAAATAAACTATCCGTTACTCTTTGCATCAAGAACATAGaggtttttttttgtctatacaGAATTGAGCTTCTGCCATTGATTTGAGctcaacaaaattaaaaaaaaacatggaGCCGATAACTCAAAGAAGAAAGAGTGGAATTAACCTTCCATCTACAATGTCGGAAACCTCTCTTCGTCTTGATGCTTTTTCTTCTCCTCCCAGATCAAAGCGAACAACCAATTTGGCTTCATCGCCGATGTCAAACAGGTCACCTCGGACAATATCGAATCTGTCATCATCTCCGTCTTCTAAATCTGCAAGTTGCAGTGATAGATTCATTCCTTGTAGATCTTCTTCAAGGCTGCATACTTTTGGTCTGGTGGAGAAGGCGTCTCCGGTgaaagaaggaggaggaggaaacAATGATGCATATTCCAGGTTGTTGAAATCTGAGCTTTTTGGAGCTGATTTTAGTTGTTTCTCTTCTCCTGCAGGTACTAAGGGATGTGCTAATTCACCCATGAGTCCCAGTAAGAATATGCTCAGATTTAAAACTGAAAATTCTGGCCCTAATTCCCCTTCCGTTTTGGGGCATACAGATACTTCCCTCTCAAACGAAGTTTCTACCCCTCCTAAACCCCCTAGGAAAGTGCCTAAAACACCCCACAaggtatatacatatatcaagtaaCAATGGTTAATTATTCTTCGTTTAATTgcataatttatgaattttttattaatttcagGTTTTGGATGCACCATCACTTCAAGATGATTTCTATTTGAACCTAGTTGATTGGTCCTCGCAGAATATACTTGCTGTTGGGCTTGGAACTTGTGTTTATTTATGGACAGCTTCAAATAGTAGAGTGAGTAAAAAATGCTTCTTTTTACTTGACTCGCTTCAAATAGTAGAGTGAGTAAAAAATGCTTCTTTTTACTTGACTCTATCATACTCTCGACTGAATATTGCATTTCTCAATAGGTGACAAAGTTGTGCGACTTAGGACCGACTGATAGTGTCTGCTCTGTCCAATGGACTAGGGAGGGGTCTTATATATCAATCGGTACAAGTCTTGGGCAAGTTCAGGTTTGGGATGGAACTCAATGCAAGAAGGTTAGAACATTTGGTGGACATCAAACAAGAACTGGAGTCCTTGCCTGGAGTTCGCGCATCCTATCTTCTGGTAGTAGAGACAGAAACATCCTTCAGCATGACGTTCGTGTTCCAAGTGACTTTGTTAGCAAATTTATCGGTCACAAGTCCGAGGTAATTAATTTTTCTCACAACATACAACTTGAAATGAAACCAAAAGCATCTTTAAGAGATGTCTCTCTCAATCAGGTATGTGGATTGAAATGGTCTCATGATGATCGAGAACTTGCGTCAGGGGGAAATGACAATCAGGTAGTATTATACACATATAATCAACTAATTAAACAACAACAGAAGAACATTTGCTCAAGTATGTTGGTTGTGAATTGTGATTTACAGCTGTTAGTGTGGAATCAGCGATCTCAGCAATCTGTTTTGAAGCTAACGGAGCATACTGCCGCTGTTAAGGCCATTACCTGGTCTCCTCATCAATGTGGCCTTCTGGCATCAGGAGGAGGAACAGCTGATCGATGTATTCGTTTTTGGAACACAATAAATGGCAATCAGTTGAACCATATTGATACAGGAAGCCAGGTTTGTTGTATATACAATGCCAACTTATTTTAGGCCTCGTTTCTGGAAATTTGACATGATTTATGCAGGTATGCAATCTAGCGTGGAGTAAAAATGTAAATGAGATAGTTAGTACACATGGTTATTCCCAAAACCAAATCATGGTGTGGAAGTATCCATCAATGTCAAAGGTAAACTAATTAAGTTGTTACTCATTAGATTGTATGGTTTTTGGGTATTTCGATTAAATCCTAAGTTGTGACAGGTTGCTACTCTAACTGGCCATAGTCTGCGTGTCCTATATCTTGCCATGTCACCTGATGGCCAGGTATTGCATAATATGTTACATTATCATAGAAAGGAGATTAATCGATCACAGTATCTtgagatttttcaattttaacatGGTCTCGCAGACAATAGTAACTGGAGCAGGAGATGAGACTCTCCGCTTTTGGAATGTATTTCCGTCAGTAAAAATTCCTGTAAGTCGAGATGTTGTCAAGATTTAAAAACCCTTTCGCTGTTAAGAAACATGGCATTTAGCGTCTAGttgtttgttttgttatttccaGGCAGCAGTGAAGGACACAGGAGTATGGTCTTTAGGCAGGACGCACATACGTTGATGTAATAATTATTGTTGCTGTAAATGGAAATTGAAATCAAGGAAGACACAggacatacaaatatatatataattcatactattgtttttgcatatatatatatatgcatgtgaaACAGAAGATTGATTGTGCTGTTTTTAAACACCTTTttgattcataaatatatttatttatgccTGTAAACAATCTCCCAAAATTGTGAAGCCTTTGTTTACCTTTTGGCCTGTTGCCTCTATCTAATTTGGTGCCACAATCACTCCAGCTGGCTATTGTTTACATTGTCAATCTCCATAACTTTTGCAATATTCAAATCctgaaaatgacaaaatatatattactgAAAATACAGATCGTGAATTCTTTTTATGCTTGCCACCGACAATTCTTACAACtgaaacttaatttaaaaaaatttgtatcgATGAACTCTTTTCCGGATGGTAGTCCTGATCTTACCCTAATAATAATACCTTTTCACAGTAAAACATTAGAAAggtaatatataattttatgttgAGAGGGGGTTCTAAGGTAAAAGACAACTTTTGGAATTTCTgtatctcattttttttctgtaAATTAAGATGTTAGACATAGATATATTTAAAATGCTCTTCTGCTTCCTTTCATTTCTACATTGATTTTGCTGGAGTTGTGCAtctttttcattctattttGGGAGAAGTAATCCAAACCTTGGCAACCAGAATTTGTGGGTTAAGAAATCGCTGTGTATTCCAGAAGTGATGAAGCAGTAGTCACTAGTCACTAGTCAGTCATAATTCTAATCAGTCATATATGGAAACACGAGTTTAGTTTGAGCCATTAGATTAAAGAAAAAACGATTGGATTTTTGTCCAAACTGTCCATGGCCAGTTTCAAATTGCAAAGGGTTTGAAGAAAAtacatgaaataatatataatggtCAATGTGATGTATTGTTTTAATTTGAGATCCTAGGATTAGTTATTATTGtttctttcctcttttcttCAAACTATATAAGAagcattttgaatttgaatatatatagtTGGTTACTTGCTTGGTAAATTTGAACACTAGCATTTATTTCAATGGGTGAGGATATGACCATCAGACAACATAACAAGATACTTATGTTATGTTTCAAGAGCTTTAGTGCTTCTCTATCTTATGTTAGCCCAAGCAATGGATGAAAGAATTAAGAACACTAACCTGCCTGCAGGGATTCAAAACTTTCTTCTGCCACCCCTAACTAGCAAGTAGCTATATAGTCAGCCTTGAAAATGTATGTGTCATGTCTCTCTAGTAGGGGCTGCCTTCCTACTTTCACCCACCAAATAATATCTTCCATTGAACACCTTCACCAACCATAAGCTTTTTAACAGTTAAAAATCACAATGAATAATTGTTATTTCTTCTCTAGCATCAAAACAAGGTGTTTCATATTTACAAATATTAGGATTTCTTTTCAACATTtcatctcttaagtgtgtggctatctcttcttcatcattGATTTACCACCCACAACATATGATCACAAATGTAAACCAACATCAACTAAAACATAATTTgagttgaaatttaaaaaaaaaaaaattcaacattagcatacatataaaaaaatttttaactttataattaatctcaaaaagaaacaacaacaattaGCCAAAGCAAAAACTCAAGATCATCAACCCATTGTTCCTTCACTTAGAGACTTTTCAGTGTATGCATGTTCTTAAGTTTGGTTTCAATATGttgaaaaatggagaaattaaatgaaaataaaaatctattggTTTtaaataaatgcataattaaattacatataGCTCCCCTAACTAAGTATATTTTATAAactaaaagaagagaaaaaaacataGTCTTTACaagaaaacattttgaattactGGAATTGTGCAAATAAGATAACAAAAAGATTAAACTAACACATTTGCTTAAACTTTCGCTTAAGCTCACTCTTATGTTCACTGttaatgatatgaaaaaaatagtcAGGATAGGTGCTTTGATGGATACAATTGGAAGTTTTGGCTGTTCAACGGTCAACACATTAATGGGCCCATCAACCCGTTGTGCCCTACGAAGTCTTCGATAGTGACTATTTTCGTCGATGGCCGGCAAATTGGAACACAAAcattttatcatctttattcAAGATATTTGCTTTTCTACTAAGAAACTGTACTAGTATTTATTTCAAGAGGATTTACATGCAATGTTacgaaaaagggtcaaaattatttctgaactatgcgaaaTAGACCATTTATATCCTCTATTACATTTTGGGATAAAAAATACCCCCGCCGTTATCCTAGGAGACCACAAATATCCTCAAGAATTAACACATCAATTTTTTAGTGATGTGGCATGTCACATAGGACTAATTCGTCCACCTAAGCGTTGCCAACAAGGATTCACTACAAAAGAACTAAACCTTTAGcggctatatatatatatatatatatataaatatgtatgtatgtatgtatgtatgtatgtatgtatatatacatatacatgtgTGTGTCTGTGTATGAAACATTCTAGTTCGTAGAGAAAAGAcattgtactaaatggttctggtaattttgtataatattgttttcttatttcttttgcctcgtctaaattgtatttagctttgtaataatattctttaaatgcgcaagtatattcttctaagtaacacattttacatataactaattttgtcataagttgtctatttattattttttctctattttgttctcttatatctgtagtcatgcctccaaattcatttcttattgctgattcatatttatctagtatatctatatttgttgctgatgcagatccatccattttcttatcattcctaagtacttctaaactttccgagggtagattttctatccataattttgttgttcctacaaatgttctttctatgtatcttggtgtttttgctgtttctattttattgtctattaactgtttagacatatttcctatccatattaatattgctttatttatatctgcgacacaatctaaatctaaaaaattgtattgttcatttgctggtttaggtgtccaatttttatttaatctactgttccatattgcattatttctatctgattgctgatagctttctgtataataaaTTGGTGGTGTTCTCCTAGGACTaactctaggactatttctgcgactattatctggggttttaactcttgacgtactaggtctattcatatctcctgtgtttatctctaattttttcggtttatttatctgttctagaatttctgtatatgtttcacttgataataatttttatttttgtcgtgttgtgtcggctgtaaaaagccaattgtaaaagtcataaagaaaatagtgtgtatgtcggccataaataaagaagaggctattatgtaaagtagtaatagtaagtattttgttttcttgtgtcggccaAATATAAagaggccaagtgtaaagtatgtgtcggccaggttttggccaaaagtctgtaaattttgtgtataaatagagggtttcccctcataaataaaatcatcaatccttcATCTAACAATCTTCTCTCTACTCTTTACTCTCAATTCATAAATCCGCTTCCACCCCCTCCATTGGTATCAGAGAAGTTGTCatatatttgcataaagacacctaaacttttAAAGTGTCGTATCACAccactaaacaactatatatcgttgtaaattgaccatttttacttattccgtCGTCTATGTAATGTGCGTGTTGCTCACTCACTAGGTAACCCGACCtggcctttttttttttgaagaaaattcgtGAActccttt
Proteins encoded in this region:
- the CCS52B gene encoding cell cycle switch 52B, with the protein product MEPITQRRKSGINLPSTMSETSLRLDAFSSPPRSKRTTNLASSPMSNRSPRTISNLSSSPSSKSASCSDRFIPCRSSSRLHTFGLVEKASPVKEGGGGNNDAYSRLLKSELFGADFSCFSSPAGTKGCANSPMSPSKNMLRFKTENSGPNSPSVLGHTDTSLSNEVSTPPKPPRKVPKTPHKVLDAPSLQDDFYLNLVDWSSQNILAVGLGTCVYLWTASNSRVTKLCDLGPTDSVCSVQWTREGSYISIGTSLGQVQVWDGTQCKKVRTFGGHQTRTGVLAWSSRILSSGSRDRNILQHDVRVPSDFVSKFIGHKSEVCGLKWSHDDRELASGGNDNQLLVWNQRSQQSVLKLTEHTAAVKAITWSPHQCGLLASGGGTADRCIRFWNTINGNQLNHIDTGSQVCNLAWSKNVNEIVSTHGYSQNQIMVWKYPSMSKVATLTGHSLRVLYLAMSPDGQTIVTGAGDETLRFWNVFPSVKIPAAVKDTGVWSLGRTHIR
- the CCS52B gene encoding cell cycle switch 52B isoform X1, whose product is MEPITQRRKSGINLPSTMSETSLRLDAFSSPPRSKRTTNLASSPMSNRSPRTISNLSSSPSSKSASCSDRFIPCRSSSRLHTFGLVEKASPVKEGGGGNNDAYSRLLKSELFGADFSCFSSPADTSLSNEVSTPPKPPRKVPKTPHKVLDAPSLQDDFYLNLVDWSSQNILAVGLGTCVYLWTASNSRVTKLCDLGPTDSVCSVQWTREGSYISIGTSLGQVQVWDGTQCKKVRTFGGHQTRTGVLAWSSRILSSGSRDRNILQHDVRVPSDFVSKFIGHKSEVCGLKWSHDDRELASGGNDNQLLVWNQRSQQSVLKLTEHTAAVKAITWSPHQCGLLASGGGTADRCIRFWNTINGNQLNHIDTGSQVCNLAWSKNVNEIVSTHGYSQNQIMVWKYPSMSKVATLTGHSLRVLYLAMSPDGQTIVTGAGDETLRFWNVFPSVKIPAAVKDTGVWSLGRTHIR